Proteins encoded in a region of the Cytobacillus pseudoceanisediminis genome:
- the infC gene encoding translation initiation factor IF-3 has translation MLLNEGIRAREVRLIDQNGEQLGIKSKFDALEIASRANLDLVLVAPNAKPPVARIMDYGKFKFEQQKKDKEARKNQKIISIKEVRLSPTIEEHDFNTKLRNAIKFLEKGDKVKASIRFKGRAITHKEIGQRVLIRFAQACNEVAVVESHPKMDGRSMFMVLAPKNDK, from the coding sequence ATGTTGTTAAACGAGGGCATTCGCGCCCGCGAAGTCCGTCTTATTGACCAAAACGGCGAGCAGTTAGGTATTAAATCAAAATTCGACGCACTTGAAATTGCTTCTCGTGCCAATCTGGATCTTGTTCTGGTTGCACCGAATGCGAAACCTCCGGTAGCCCGTATCATGGACTACGGAAAGTTCAAATTCGAGCAGCAGAAGAAAGATAAAGAAGCTCGCAAAAACCAGAAGATTATCAGTATTAAAGAAGTTCGTCTTAGCCCGACTATTGAAGAGCATGACTTTAATACAAAGCTTCGCAATGCTATTAAATTCCTTGAAAAAGGCGATAAAGTAAAAGCATCGATCCGATTTAAAGGTCGTGCCATTACGCATAAGGAAATTGGCCAGCGTGTTTTAATCCGGTTTGCACAAGCATGCAATGAAGTTGCAGTAGTGGAATCGCATCCAAAAATGGATGGCCGAAGCATGTTTATGGTCTTAGCACCGAAAAACGACAAGTAA
- a CDS encoding TrmH family RNA methyltransferase: protein MKHIQSAKNPKIKEWKKLLTKKERDKTETFLVEGFHLVEEALKANQIAEIIISENKDMPPGWDYGDIPVTMVTEEIIGQLADTETPQGIFAVCSQEPSSEEVKGKRFLLIDAVQDPGNLGTMIRTADAAGIDAVIVGEGSVDAYNPKVLRSAQGSHFHLPVLRGNLSDWIGRLKESKVPVYGTALENAREYTKYESSDSFALLVGNEGNGVNKELLANTAANLYIPIFGKSESLNVAVAAGILLYHLRK, encoded by the coding sequence TTGAAGCATATACAATCTGCAAAAAATCCAAAAATTAAAGAATGGAAGAAACTTTTGACCAAAAAAGAGCGGGACAAAACAGAAACCTTTTTGGTTGAAGGCTTTCATTTAGTGGAAGAAGCACTGAAAGCCAATCAAATAGCTGAAATAATCATTAGTGAAAATAAAGACATGCCTCCCGGATGGGATTATGGCGACATCCCTGTAACAATGGTTACAGAAGAAATCATCGGGCAGCTGGCGGATACGGAAACGCCGCAGGGAATCTTTGCTGTCTGCAGTCAGGAACCATCTTCCGAGGAAGTAAAAGGAAAACGGTTTTTATTAATTGATGCCGTCCAGGATCCCGGCAATCTGGGTACGATGATCAGGACGGCAGATGCTGCTGGTATCGATGCCGTTATTGTGGGTGAAGGAAGCGTTGACGCATATAACCCAAAGGTGCTCCGCTCTGCACAGGGCAGTCACTTCCATTTGCCGGTTTTAAGAGGGAATCTGTCTGACTGGATTGGCAGACTGAAAGAAAGTAAAGTTCCTGTCTATGGAACTGCTTTGGAAAATGCCCGGGAATACACAAAGTATGAGTCCTCTGATTCCTTCGCGCTGCTCGTTGGAAATGAAGGAAATGGGGTGAATAAAGAGCTTCTGGCTAATACAGCAGCAAACCTTTATATACCGATATTCGGGAAAAGCGAATCACTTAATGTGGCGGTGGCTGCCGGAATTCTTCTTTATCACTTAAGAAAATAG
- a CDS encoding dUTP diphosphatase produces the protein MNYQLLFQMQKGLDSHIESNHGLEEEDLFERKVLALLVELGELANETRCFKFWSLKPSSPQETVLEEFVDGIHFILSLGIECGFDAEKEYAVPLEKAESVNGQFLSVYDEIGQFRTSRSLADYKELIAAYLQLGEMLGFNSSDIEKAYIDKNEVNYKRQAEGY, from the coding sequence ATGAATTATCAGCTATTATTTCAAATGCAAAAAGGGCTGGACAGCCATATAGAATCAAATCATGGTTTAGAGGAAGAAGATTTATTTGAACGTAAGGTGCTTGCGCTGCTGGTTGAATTGGGAGAGCTTGCAAATGAGACAAGATGCTTCAAGTTTTGGAGCCTTAAGCCATCCTCCCCTCAGGAAACAGTATTGGAAGAGTTTGTAGACGGTATACATTTCATTTTATCACTTGGAATTGAATGCGGATTTGATGCTGAAAAGGAATATGCTGTTCCTTTGGAAAAGGCAGAGTCAGTGAATGGCCAGTTTTTGTCTGTATATGATGAAATCGGACAGTTTCGGACTAGCCGTTCCCTAGCCGATTATAAAGAGCTTATTGCTGCCTATTTGCAGCTAGGGGAAATGCTTGGTTTTAACTCTTCAGATATAGAAAAAGCATATATAGATAAAAATGAAGTAAATTATAAAAGGCAGGCTGAAGGATACTAA
- the zapA gene encoding cell division protein ZapA codes for MSEIQRNRTSVDIYGQQYVIVGSESSSHVRLVASLVDDKMREISSKNPSLDISKLAVLTAVNAVNDYIKLTDRLERLENELNRVKDGK; via the coding sequence TTGTCAGAGATACAAAGAAATCGCACAAGTGTAGATATTTATGGACAGCAATATGTAATAGTAGGCTCAGAGAGCTCCAGCCATGTTCGCCTTGTCGCTTCGCTGGTTGACGATAAAATGCGTGAGATCAGTTCGAAGAATCCTTCACTCGACATTAGTAAGTTAGCCGTGCTAACCGCAGTCAATGCTGTTAATGATTATATAAAGCTAACAGACCGTCTGGAACGGCTGGAAAACGAATTAAATAGAGTAAAGGACGGAAAGTAG
- the polX gene encoding DNA polymerase/3'-5' exonuclease PolX — MSINKKDVVRLLETIAVYMELKGENPFKTAAFRKAALALESNDESLTEIKDFTKLSGIGKGTAAVIEEYIKEGKSSVLDELKEEVPSGLIPLLQLPGLGGKKIAKLYKELGVENAADLEDACRNKKVRGLAGFGEKSEEKILAALENAGTRPERLPLAYMLPVAVGIEAALEEMKDIEKYSRAGSLRRMRETIKDLDFIIATDNPASVKEQLLSLSGIKEVIAAGDTKVSVVFEHSYDISADFRIVLPHEFATTLHHFTGSKDHNVRMRQLAKERGEKISEYGVENNETGEILTFKDEEEFYAHFGLPFFPPEIREDGKEVDEYTQDMELISLEDIKGDLHMHSTWSDGAYSIEEMIEACRARGYKYMAITDHSQYLKVANGLTAERLRSQKEEIKRLNEQFDDFTILSGVEMDILPDGSLDYDDELLEELDIVIASIHSSFSQPKEKIMARLKTALQNAHVDIIAHPTGRLIGRREGYEVDMEMLIELAKETNTALELNANPNRLDLASEHIRQAQEAGVKIVINTDAHKIDTLNHMEIGVSAAKKGWIKKESVLNAMETEDLLKFLKERQ; from the coding sequence GTGAGTATAAATAAAAAAGATGTTGTGAGGCTTTTAGAAACAATTGCTGTTTATATGGAATTAAAAGGAGAAAATCCTTTCAAAACAGCTGCGTTCCGAAAAGCGGCACTCGCACTTGAATCAAATGATGAAAGCTTGACTGAAATAAAAGACTTTACAAAGCTATCCGGCATCGGGAAAGGAACCGCTGCTGTTATTGAGGAGTACATAAAAGAAGGAAAGTCTTCTGTTCTGGATGAATTAAAAGAAGAAGTGCCTTCAGGATTAATTCCTCTTCTTCAGCTCCCTGGACTGGGCGGCAAGAAAATTGCCAAGCTATATAAAGAGCTGGGCGTCGAAAATGCCGCAGATCTTGAGGATGCCTGCCGCAATAAGAAGGTCCGCGGACTTGCAGGCTTTGGGGAAAAATCGGAAGAAAAGATACTCGCTGCCCTTGAAAATGCAGGAACCAGACCGGAACGGCTGCCGCTTGCATATATGCTGCCAGTAGCGGTAGGCATAGAAGCCGCCCTGGAGGAAATGAAGGATATCGAAAAATACTCAAGGGCAGGAAGCTTAAGGAGAATGAGGGAAACAATCAAAGACCTCGACTTTATTATAGCTACAGACAATCCTGCTTCAGTCAAAGAGCAGTTATTAAGTTTATCCGGGATTAAAGAAGTGATTGCCGCAGGAGATACAAAGGTTTCCGTTGTTTTTGAACATTCCTATGATATATCGGCTGATTTCCGTATAGTTCTGCCGCATGAATTTGCCACTACACTCCATCATTTTACTGGATCGAAGGATCATAATGTCAGAATGCGCCAGCTTGCAAAAGAGCGCGGGGAAAAAATCAGTGAATACGGAGTTGAAAACAATGAAACAGGTGAAATCCTTACATTTAAAGATGAAGAGGAATTTTACGCCCATTTCGGACTTCCATTCTTTCCTCCTGAAATCAGAGAAGATGGGAAAGAAGTGGATGAATATACGCAAGACATGGAATTAATATCTCTTGAAGATATTAAGGGTGACCTTCATATGCACTCAACCTGGAGTGATGGCGCCTATTCCATTGAGGAAATGATTGAAGCATGCCGGGCCCGCGGCTATAAGTATATGGCAATAACAGACCATTCTCAGTACTTGAAAGTGGCGAACGGTTTGACTGCTGAAAGACTTCGCAGTCAAAAAGAAGAAATAAAGCGGCTTAATGAGCAATTCGATGATTTCACGATTCTGTCAGGAGTGGAAATGGATATTCTGCCCGATGGATCGCTTGATTATGATGATGAACTTCTAGAGGAATTGGACATTGTCATTGCTTCCATTCATTCTTCTTTCTCACAGCCGAAGGAGAAAATCATGGCTCGCTTGAAAACGGCGCTGCAGAATGCCCATGTCGACATTATTGCCCACCCTACGGGAAGATTGATCGGCCGCAGGGAAGGCTATGAAGTAGACATGGAAATGCTCATCGAGCTTGCAAAAGAAACAAATACAGCCCTTGAGCTGAATGCAAATCCGAACAGGCTGGACCTTGCTTCCGAGCATATCAGACAAGCTCAGGAAGCTGGTGTGAAAATAGTGATTAATACTGATGCACATAAAATAGACACTTTAAATCACATGGAAATCGGAGTTTCTGCGGCAAAGAAGGGATGGATCAAGAAGGAATCCGTTTTAAATGCCATGGAAACAGAAGATTTGCTCAAATTTCTGAAAGAACGCCAGTAG
- a CDS encoding M42 family metallopeptidase, with protein MAKLDETLTMLKDLTDAKGIPGNEREPREVMKKYIAAYADEVTTDGLGSLIAKKTGKEGGPKIMVAGHLDEVGFMVTNIDDKGFIRFQTVGGWWSQVMLAQRVTIVTSKGDITGVIGSKPPHILSPDARKKPVEIKDMFIDIGASSREEAKEWGVKPGDMVVPYFEFTVMNNEKMLLAKAWDNRIGCAIAIDVLKQLKDADHPNEVYGVGTVQEEVGLRGARTSAQKIEPDIAFGVDVGIAGDTPGISEKEAMSKMGKGPQIILYDASMVSHKGLRDLVTDTADELNIPYQFDAIAGGGTDSGAIHVTHNGVPSLSITIATRYIHSHAAMLHRDDYENAVKLIAEVIKKLDQETVDRITFE; from the coding sequence ATGGCTAAATTAGATGAAACGTTAACCATGCTTAAAGACTTAACGGATGCGAAAGGAATTCCGGGAAATGAGCGCGAACCGCGCGAGGTTATGAAAAAATACATAGCAGCATATGCTGATGAAGTGACAACAGATGGACTGGGAAGCCTGATTGCTAAAAAAACCGGCAAAGAAGGCGGCCCTAAGATCATGGTGGCTGGCCACTTAGATGAAGTTGGATTTATGGTAACAAACATTGATGATAAAGGTTTCATCCGCTTCCAGACAGTTGGGGGCTGGTGGTCACAGGTTATGCTTGCACAGCGTGTGACGATTGTAACGTCCAAGGGAGATATCACCGGGGTAATTGGTTCTAAGCCTCCGCATATCTTGTCCCCGGATGCGCGCAAAAAGCCTGTTGAAATTAAAGACATGTTCATTGATATTGGTGCTTCAAGCCGTGAAGAAGCGAAAGAATGGGGAGTAAAACCTGGTGACATGGTGGTTCCATATTTTGAGTTTACGGTTATGAATAATGAAAAGATGCTATTGGCAAAGGCTTGGGATAACCGCATCGGCTGTGCAATTGCCATTGATGTGCTTAAGCAATTGAAAGATGCTGATCATCCAAATGAAGTATATGGTGTAGGAACGGTTCAGGAAGAGGTTGGACTTCGCGGAGCCCGCACTTCGGCTCAAAAAATCGAGCCGGATATCGCATTTGGTGTAGATGTGGGAATCGCAGGTGACACGCCAGGGATTTCTGAAAAAGAAGCCATGAGCAAAATGGGCAAAGGGCCGCAAATCATCCTTTATGATGCATCAATGGTCTCGCACAAAGGTCTTCGTGATCTAGTAACAGACACTGCGGATGAATTGAATATCCCATATCAATTTGATGCCATCGCTGGCGGCGGAACAGATTCAGGAGCCATTCATGTTACTCATAATGGAGTTCCATCACTTTCCATCACCATTGCAACTCGCTATATCCATTCCCATGCAGCAATGCTTCACCGCGATGACTATGAAAATGCCGTTAAGCTTATTGCTGAAGTGATTAAGAAGCTTGACCAGGAAACAGTGGATAGGATTACTTTTGAATAA
- a CDS encoding TVP38/TMEM64 family protein, translating into MNDQLTLLFAMAETAGILAPIAFIFFHIIRQFLFIPVPLVCITGGVLFGSFFGSVFSIAGLMISSILFYFLITKMPRTHEKLSLLRKRWFGEYRNLTVGQVAVLRLIPFIHYHLLNFCLMERNKGFDQYLKNSWITNLPLAVFYTVFGEFISRFTPSMVILILLSLSVLVFVLREKVTVIKWKEFFKAA; encoded by the coding sequence ATGAATGATCAATTGACTCTATTGTTTGCCATGGCAGAGACTGCTGGAATTCTTGCTCCCATTGCTTTTATCTTTTTTCATATCATCAGGCAGTTTCTATTCATTCCGGTACCGCTTGTCTGCATAACTGGAGGAGTTCTGTTTGGAAGTTTTTTTGGTTCTGTTTTCTCCATTGCAGGACTGATGATCAGCAGCATTCTTTTTTATTTCTTGATCACAAAAATGCCGAGGACACATGAAAAGCTTTCATTACTAAGAAAGCGGTGGTTCGGGGAATACCGGAATTTGACTGTCGGTCAGGTTGCGGTTTTAAGGCTCATCCCTTTTATTCATTACCATTTATTGAACTTTTGTCTTATGGAGAGGAATAAGGGTTTTGATCAATATTTGAAAAATTCTTGGATCACCAATTTGCCGCTGGCTGTTTTTTATACCGTTTTCGGAGAATTCATCAGCCGATTCACTCCTTCAATGGTTATTCTGATTTTGCTTTCCCTTTCTGTTTTAGTATTTGTGCTGAGGGAAAAGGTGACTGTCATTAAATGGAAGGAATTCTTTAAAGCAGCATAA
- the pheS gene encoding phenylalanine--tRNA ligase subunit alpha: MQERLKELQTEALEKISTAADLKELNDIRVSYLGKKGPITEVLKGMGKLSAEERPKMGALANEVRDSIAAGIEEKQKHLEEAAVQEKLSAEKIDVTLPGRPVKSGNHHPLTRIIEEIEDLFIGMGYTVAEGPEVEKDYYNFEALNLPKGHPARDMQDSFYITEEILLRTHTSPVQARTMEKHEGKGPVKIICPGKVYRRDNDDATHSHQFMQIEGLVVDENIRMTDLKGTLEVFAKKMFGDDREIRLRPSFFPFTEPSVEMDISCKICGGKGCSVCKGTGWIEILGAGMVHPNVLEMAGFDSKKYTGFAFGMGPERIAMLKYGVDDIRHFYTNDVRFLKQFSIHE; encoded by the coding sequence ATGCAAGAACGTTTAAAGGAACTGCAAACTGAAGCGTTGGAAAAAATCAGCACTGCTGCTGATTTAAAAGAATTAAATGACATCCGTGTTTCTTACCTGGGCAAAAAGGGTCCAATAACTGAAGTTCTAAAAGGAATGGGGAAACTGTCTGCGGAAGAGCGCCCTAAAATGGGGGCACTTGCTAACGAAGTAAGAGACAGTATTGCTGCAGGAATTGAAGAAAAGCAGAAGCATCTTGAGGAAGCGGCAGTACAGGAAAAGCTGTCTGCTGAAAAGATAGATGTTACTCTTCCTGGACGTCCTGTCAAATCAGGAAACCATCATCCGCTGACACGCATTATTGAAGAAATTGAAGATTTGTTTATTGGAATGGGCTATACAGTAGCTGAAGGCCCTGAAGTTGAAAAAGATTATTATAATTTTGAAGCCTTGAACCTCCCTAAAGGCCACCCTGCCCGCGATATGCAGGATTCCTTCTATATTACAGAAGAGATTCTTCTTCGTACCCATACTTCGCCGGTACAGGCAAGAACAATGGAGAAGCATGAAGGCAAAGGGCCGGTTAAAATCATCTGTCCGGGAAAAGTGTATCGCCGTGACAATGATGATGCTACACACTCCCACCAGTTCATGCAAATAGAAGGACTTGTTGTAGATGAAAACATCCGAATGACCGATTTGAAAGGAACACTGGAAGTGTTTGCGAAGAAAATGTTCGGAGATGACAGGGAAATCCGTCTTCGCCCAAGTTTCTTCCCATTTACAGAACCATCTGTGGAAATGGATATTTCCTGTAAAATCTGCGGCGGAAAAGGCTGCAGCGTATGTAAAGGCACTGGCTGGATTGAAATTCTTGGCGCCGGAATGGTTCATCCCAATGTTCTTGAGATGGCAGGCTTCGACTCTAAGAAATACACAGGCTTTGCATTCGGAATGGGACCTGAGCGAATTGCCATGCTGAAGTATGGTGTGGATGATATTCGCCACTTCTATACAAATGATGTTCGTTTCTTAAAGCAATTTTCAATTCATGAGTAA
- the pheT gene encoding phenylalanine--tRNA ligase subunit beta: MFVSYKWLQEYVDLSGVTPAELAEKITKSGIEVEGVEVLNEGIKGVVVGHVLEREQHPNADKLNKCLVDTGAGEPVQIICGAPNVDKGQKVAVATVGAVLPGNFKIKRAKLRGEESNGMICSLQELGIESKLIAKEYAEGIYVFPNDTEVGQDALEQLNRDDQILELGLTPNRSDCLSMLGVAYEVAAILGRGVKLPEPQAETSSEKASDYIEVQVEAKEDNPLYVAKVVKNAKIGPSPVWMQARLMAAGIRPHNNVVDITNYILLEYGQPLHAFDYDRLGSKQILVRKARDGEVIVTLDDAKRELTSDHLLITNGSEPIALAGVMGGANSEVQSDTKNVLIESAYFKGATVRKASKDHGLRSEASARFEKGVDPNRVRAAAERAVQLLAQYAGGEVLEGSVEADALQVEPAVVSVTLEKINRVLGTELSMKEVEDIFARLQFETNTDNDTITVTVPTRRGDITIEEDLIEEVGRLFGYDNLASTLPVGSSTPGHLSEYQNKRRMVRRYLEGAGLYQAVTYSLTNEAKASQYALEERKPVQLAMPMSEDRSLLRLSIVPQLLEVLKYNSARQNDSLAVYETGAVFLSNGEEDLPEEREHLAGAVTGLWHSHPWQGEKKPVDFYAVKGVLEGLFDKLGLSDKAEFRQAQKDGMHPGRTAEVLLSGKSVGFVGQIHPTVEKELDLKETYAFELSLKAILDEEVSPLQYEAIPRFPSITRDIALVADKGTAAGELEGIIKEAGGKLLKDVHVFDLYEGERMEPGKKSIAFSLKYFDPERTLTDEDVTKAHDKVLDAVKEKAGAVLRG, encoded by the coding sequence ATGTTCGTTTCATATAAATGGCTGCAGGAATATGTTGATTTATCAGGCGTTACACCTGCAGAGCTTGCAGAAAAGATTACAAAAAGCGGTATCGAAGTTGAAGGTGTAGAAGTTTTGAATGAAGGCATCAAAGGTGTTGTAGTAGGGCATGTCCTTGAAAGAGAACAGCATCCAAATGCTGATAAGCTGAATAAATGCTTAGTTGATACAGGAGCTGGTGAGCCTGTACAAATCATATGCGGTGCCCCAAATGTGGATAAAGGGCAGAAAGTGGCTGTGGCTACCGTTGGAGCTGTGCTTCCAGGCAATTTCAAAATTAAGCGCGCGAAGCTGCGAGGAGAAGAATCAAATGGAATGATCTGTTCACTTCAAGAGCTGGGCATTGAAAGCAAGCTGATTGCAAAGGAATATGCTGAAGGCATTTATGTTTTCCCTAATGATACAGAAGTTGGCCAGGATGCTCTTGAGCAGCTTAATCGTGACGACCAGATTCTTGAGCTTGGGCTGACTCCGAACCGTTCTGACTGCTTAAGCATGCTGGGTGTTGCTTATGAAGTAGCTGCTATTTTAGGAAGAGGAGTAAAGCTTCCTGAGCCGCAGGCTGAGACTTCATCTGAAAAGGCTTCTGATTATATTGAAGTTCAGGTGGAAGCAAAAGAAGATAATCCTCTTTACGTTGCGAAGGTTGTAAAAAATGCAAAAATAGGTCCATCTCCTGTATGGATGCAGGCTCGTTTAATGGCGGCGGGCATTCGCCCTCACAATAACGTGGTGGACATCACAAACTACATTCTGCTTGAATACGGCCAGCCGCTTCATGCTTTTGATTATGACCGGCTGGGATCAAAGCAAATCCTTGTCCGCAAAGCAAGAGATGGTGAAGTGATTGTTACTCTTGATGATGCCAAGCGTGAGTTAACCTCAGATCACCTTTTAATAACAAATGGGTCTGAACCCATTGCACTTGCCGGCGTCATGGGCGGGGCAAATTCTGAAGTACAGTCGGACACTAAAAATGTACTTATCGAATCAGCTTATTTTAAAGGGGCAACGGTTAGAAAAGCTTCAAAAGATCATGGCTTAAGAAGCGAAGCAAGTGCCCGTTTTGAAAAAGGTGTGGATCCAAACAGAGTTAGAGCTGCTGCAGAAAGAGCTGTTCAATTGCTTGCACAATATGCGGGCGGGGAAGTGCTTGAAGGTTCCGTGGAAGCAGATGCACTGCAAGTGGAACCCGCTGTGGTGTCTGTAACGCTTGAAAAAATCAATCGTGTGCTTGGCACGGAACTATCCATGAAAGAAGTAGAGGATATATTTGCCCGTCTTCAATTTGAAACAAATACTGATAACGATACGATTACTGTTACAGTTCCAACACGCAGAGGCGACATTACGATTGAAGAAGACCTTATTGAAGAAGTTGGCCGCTTATTTGGCTACGACAATCTGGCATCCACTTTGCCTGTTGGGTCCTCTACACCAGGGCATCTATCTGAATACCAGAACAAACGCAGAATGGTCCGCCGTTACCTTGAAGGTGCAGGACTTTACCAGGCAGTAACCTATTCATTAACAAATGAAGCAAAAGCGTCTCAATATGCACTGGAAGAGCGCAAACCTGTGCAGCTGGCAATGCCTATGAGTGAAGATCGCAGCCTGCTCCGATTAAGTATTGTTCCGCAGCTTCTAGAAGTATTAAAATATAACTCTGCACGCCAGAACGACAGCCTGGCTGTTTATGAAACAGGAGCGGTCTTCCTCTCCAATGGAGAAGAGGATCTGCCTGAAGAGCGTGAGCACCTTGCTGGAGCGGTTACTGGCTTATGGCACAGCCACCCATGGCAGGGAGAAAAGAAGCCGGTTGATTTTTACGCTGTAAAAGGAGTTCTTGAGGGCTTATTTGATAAGCTGGGACTATCCGATAAGGCTGAATTCCGTCAGGCACAAAAGGATGGGATGCACCCTGGAAGAACAGCAGAAGTATTGCTTTCCGGGAAATCAGTGGGATTTGTCGGCCAAATCCATCCTACTGTGGAAAAAGAGCTTGATTTGAAAGAAACATATGCGTTTGAGCTTTCCTTAAAAGCGATCCTGGATGAAGAAGTTTCACCTTTGCAGTATGAAGCTATCCCGCGTTTCCCTTCCATCACAAGGGATATTGCCCTTGTGGCAGATAAGGGAACAGCAGCGGGCGAGCTTGAAGGAATCATTAAAGAAGCCGGCGGCAAGCTGTTAAAAGACGTTCATGTTTTTGACCTGTACGAAGGCGAACGGATGGAGCCAGGCAAAAAATCAATTGCTTTCTCCCTTAAATACTTCGACCCTGAACGTACACTAACGGATGAAGATGTAACAAAAGCGCATGATAAAGTATTGGATGCTGTGAAGGAAAAAGCCGGAGCAGTATTGAGAGGATAA
- the rnhC gene encoding ribonuclease HIII, translating to MSQVVLFKKANEISEMKAYYSGRLNDKLPPGSVFAAKVPGCSITAYKSGKVLFQGSGSETEAKKWGDTARSAQPSKKTSPAAANLPENISSLSVIGSDEVGTGDYFGPITVVAAYVKKDQIPLLKELGVKDSKNLGDEKIIEIAKQIKDIVPYSLLTLHNEKYNKLQQSGMSQGKIKALLHNQAIGHVLGKIAPEKPEAILIDQFAKEEVYFNYLKNQQTIQRERVFFSTKAEGIHLAVAAASILARYAFVRHFENLSTKAGFRLTKGAGPKVDEAAARLIRDKGREALPSFVKLHFANTEKAMKLYSRKYN from the coding sequence ATGAGCCAGGTAGTACTTTTTAAAAAAGCAAATGAAATCTCAGAAATGAAGGCCTATTATTCAGGCAGGCTAAATGACAAGCTGCCTCCCGGAAGCGTATTTGCTGCAAAGGTGCCAGGGTGTTCGATCACTGCCTATAAATCGGGGAAAGTACTCTTTCAGGGCAGCGGAAGTGAAACAGAGGCAAAAAAATGGGGAGATACCGCACGCAGTGCACAGCCGAGCAAAAAAACCAGCCCTGCAGCGGCCAACTTGCCGGAAAATATCAGTTCCCTTTCTGTCATAGGATCAGACGAAGTGGGTACCGGTGATTATTTTGGCCCCATCACGGTTGTTGCAGCTTACGTAAAAAAAGATCAAATCCCTTTGCTGAAGGAGCTTGGAGTAAAGGACTCCAAGAATCTGGGAGATGAAAAAATCATTGAAATCGCAAAACAGATAAAAGATATCGTTCCCTACAGCCTGTTAACCCTGCATAATGAAAAATACAATAAGCTTCAGCAATCAGGGATGTCACAGGGGAAAATCAAAGCATTGCTGCACAATCAGGCAATCGGGCATGTTTTAGGGAAAATTGCTCCTGAAAAGCCTGAAGCCATTTTGATTGACCAGTTTGCAAAGGAAGAGGTTTACTTCAACTATTTGAAAAACCAGCAGACCATTCAAAGGGAACGAGTCTTTTTCAGCACAAAAGCGGAAGGAATCCACCTCGCAGTTGCAGCAGCATCCATCCTGGCCCGCTATGCGTTTGTGCGCCACTTTGAAAATCTTAGCACAAAGGCCGGTTTCCGGCTCACTAAAGGCGCCGGTCCGAAGGTTGATGAAGCAGCAGCCCGGCTGATCAGAGATAAAGGGCGTGAGGCATTGCCTTCTTTTGTAAAACTGCACTTTGCGAATACTGAAAAAGCGATGAAGCTTTACAGCAGGAAGTATAATTGA
- the rplT gene encoding 50S ribosomal protein L20, with translation MPRVKGGTVTRKRRKKVIKLAKGYFGSKHTLYKVANQQVMKSLMYAYRDRRQKKRDFRKLWVTRINAAARMNGLSYSRLMHGLKLAGIEVNRKMLAELAIADEKAFAELASVAKQQLSK, from the coding sequence ATGCCACGTGTAAAAGGCGGTACAGTTACTCGCAAACGTCGTAAAAAAGTCATCAAATTAGCTAAAGGTTATTTCGGTTCAAAACATACATTATACAAAGTTGCTAACCAGCAGGTTATGAAATCCCTAATGTATGCATACCGCGACCGTCGCCAGAAAAAGCGCGACTTCCGCAAACTTTGGGTTACTCGCATCAACGCAGCAGCTCGCATGAACGGTCTTTCTTACAGCCGTTTAATGCATGGTTTAAAGCTTGCTGGCATCGAAGTTAACCGCAAAATGCTTGCTGAATTAGCAATCGCTGACGAAAAAGCATTTGCTGAATTAGCATCAGTTGCAAAGCAGCAGCTTAGCAAGTAA
- the sspI gene encoding small acid-soluble spore protein SspI, giving the protein MNLNLRNAILHNVSGNSQDELKDTIVDAIQNGEEKMLPGLGVLFEVIWKNSSEEDKLEMLQTLESGLK; this is encoded by the coding sequence GTGAATTTAAACCTGCGCAATGCCATTTTACACAATGTTTCAGGCAACTCTCAAGACGAACTTAAAGATACGATCGTAGATGCCATTCAAAATGGGGAAGAGAAAATGCTGCCTGGATTAGGTGTTTTGTTTGAAGTAATTTGGAAAAATTCTTCAGAGGAAGACAAGCTGGAAATGCTTCAAACATTGGAGAGCGGCCTTAAATAA
- the rpmI gene encoding 50S ribosomal protein L35, protein MPKMKTHRGAAKRFKRTGSGKLKRSHAYRSHMFANKSQKQKRKLRKGTLVSSGDYKRIRNLLVNLK, encoded by the coding sequence ATGCCAAAAATGAAAACTCACCGCGGCGCTGCTAAGCGTTTCAAAAGAACAGGTTCTGGTAAACTGAAGCGTTCTCATGCTTACAGAAGCCATATGTTCGCTAACAAATCTCAAAAGCAAAAGCGTAAGCTTCGCAAAGGAACTCTTGTTTCTTCAGGCGATTACAAGCGCATCCGTAACTTACTAGTAAATCTTAAGTAA